Proteins from one uncultured Cohaesibacter sp. genomic window:
- a CDS encoding 5-formyltetrahydrofolate cyclo-ligase has product MVDIVDHKIKVRERVWRELRKVAVPDSRFHFDFGEFIADFEGGEEAVQRLVDHEFYKNSNYIFITPDNCLDRLRLKALEDGKKVLMTTYSIKRGFWLLDPSKIAPELYLYASTLDGMERVGQPVSLKDLADMPKVDYMVTGTGAINTKGIRFGKGHGFFDSEWGMLYQIGRISTDTPSAAVVHDCQLLEEELTPDVYDTVADAIFTPTRTITVDGPHKPTCGILWDRLDPVMFETIPPLQELKSMGL; this is encoded by the coding sequence ATGGTGGATATTGTTGATCACAAAATCAAAGTCCGCGAACGCGTTTGGCGCGAATTGCGCAAGGTTGCCGTCCCAGATAGCCGATTTCATTTTGACTTTGGCGAATTCATCGCCGATTTTGAAGGTGGTGAAGAGGCTGTACAGCGGCTCGTGGACCATGAATTCTACAAGAATTCGAATTATATCTTCATCACGCCGGACAATTGCCTCGATCGCCTACGCCTAAAAGCGCTGGAAGATGGCAAGAAAGTGCTGATGACGACCTATTCGATCAAGCGCGGTTTCTGGCTGTTGGATCCGTCTAAAATAGCACCGGAACTCTATCTCTATGCTTCTACACTTGATGGCATGGAGCGGGTTGGACAGCCAGTGAGCCTCAAGGATCTCGCAGACATGCCGAAGGTAGACTATATGGTAACCGGCACAGGCGCCATCAACACCAAGGGCATCCGCTTTGGCAAGGGGCACGGCTTCTTTGATAGCGAATGGGGTATGCTTTACCAGATCGGGCGAATCTCAACCGATACACCTTCTGCTGCTGTCGTCCATGATTGCCAATTGCTTGAAGAAGAGCTCACACCGGATGTCTATGACACAGTCGCTGATGCCATTTTCACCCCAACACGCACCATCACGGTAGACGGACCGCACAAGCCTACATGCGGTATTCTTTGGGACCGTCTCGATCCTGTCATGTTTGAAACCATCCCACCGTTGCAGGAGCTTAAGTCGATGGGCCTTTGA
- a CDS encoding ABC transporter permease subunit yields MATKTPAAETESALSLRQKLARYSTVRNWLLLLVFWEIIGQLRLVADGALPAPSAILARMWVDWADYPPHIWATLEGAGAGFLIGNAVAIAAGVLFATFPLTQRLARGVNVALFALPPIAISPILVITFSDMTPRIILAAIGCYFVTMSATVTGIQQTDRRIVDVVHAYGGRQWKTLIYAQMRSAIPTILAGLRVAAPNAVLGSILAEFGGGGRFGLGVYLIGSLGRGEPDRLWGIGLSATVIAGLAYLLFSLIATRLTGSSKAVTVPASPPAAKAEKTMALEITLVAISFSLPFLLWWLLLAIMGTPAMIAKTPVGLFDYLFMMPNSLVSLGKLATALGQTLPMTMVGMAVGLSFAFALALCSVLYPAIIRGFMPVALVTQTMPLVALTPLLVLILGRGPSLILWITVSVTFFPAFVTMAQGLSMVSKAAIEVPKAYGAGPFKQLRLVSIPASLPYLFAATRLAVPRALLGVMIAEWLATGKGLGNLLNQSRGYLDYGMIWSVSVVSVLISVFFYQIVVAIEQRVLSKRGMAPAQ; encoded by the coding sequence ATGGCCACTAAGACGCCCGCCGCCGAGACCGAAAGTGCCCTCTCTTTGCGGCAGAAGCTGGCTCGCTATTCGACTGTGCGCAACTGGCTGTTGCTGCTTGTCTTCTGGGAGATCATTGGACAATTGCGGCTGGTTGCCGATGGAGCATTGCCAGCACCGTCCGCCATTCTGGCTCGCATGTGGGTTGATTGGGCCGACTATCCGCCGCATATCTGGGCCACTCTGGAAGGCGCAGGCGCAGGTTTCCTCATTGGCAACGCTGTGGCGATAGCGGCAGGTGTGCTGTTTGCCACCTTTCCCCTTACACAGCGGCTGGCACGCGGGGTGAATGTGGCGCTGTTTGCGCTGCCCCCTATTGCCATTTCGCCGATCCTCGTCATTACCTTTTCCGACATGACACCGCGTATCATTCTGGCGGCAATCGGCTGTTATTTCGTAACCATGAGCGCCACTGTTACCGGCATCCAGCAGACAGACCGTCGTATTGTCGATGTCGTGCATGCCTATGGTGGGCGGCAATGGAAAACTCTTATCTATGCCCAGATGCGCAGCGCCATTCCAACCATTCTGGCTGGTCTCAGAGTCGCTGCCCCGAATGCGGTTTTGGGATCTATTCTTGCAGAATTCGGCGGAGGTGGTCGGTTTGGACTTGGAGTCTATCTGATCGGATCACTCGGCCGGGGCGAGCCCGATCGACTGTGGGGTATCGGTCTTTCGGCAACAGTGATTGCCGGGCTCGCCTATCTTCTTTTCTCGCTCATCGCCACGCGCCTGACCGGCTCTTCGAAGGCGGTAACCGTGCCAGCCAGCCCGCCGGCTGCCAAAGCGGAAAAGACTATGGCCCTCGAGATAACCCTCGTCGCCATTTCATTTTCCCTGCCGTTCCTTTTATGGTGGCTCTTGCTCGCCATCATGGGCACCCCCGCCATGATAGCCAAGACACCGGTTGGTTTGTTTGACTATCTCTTCATGATGCCCAACAGCCTTGTCAGTCTTGGCAAGCTGGCAACAGCGCTTGGCCAGACGCTGCCAATGACTATGGTCGGCATGGCGGTTGGCCTGTCCTTTGCCTTTGCTCTGGCACTCTGCTCGGTGCTCTATCCAGCCATCATCCGCGGCTTCATGCCCGTTGCGCTGGTCACCCAGACCATGCCTTTGGTCGCGCTGACGCCATTGCTGGTCCTCATTCTGGGGCGCGGGCCTTCGCTCATCCTCTGGATCACTGTGTCAGTTACCTTTTTTCCGGCCTTTGTTACCATGGCACAAGGCCTGTCCATGGTGTCCAAGGCGGCTATCGAAGTGCCCAAAGCCTATGGCGCCGGGCCGTTCAAACAGCTCCGATTAGTTTCAATTCCGGCCTCCCTGCCCTATCTCTTCGCTGCAACGAGACTGGCCGTTCCCCGCGCCCTGTTGGGCGTAATGATTGCCGAATGGCTGGCCACCGGCAAAGGCCTAGGCAATCTGCTCAACCAATCCCGCGGATATCTGGACTATGGCATGATCTGGTCGGTTTCCGTGGTTTCGGTTCTCATATCTGTTTTTTTCTATCAAATCGTAGTCGCCATCGAACAGCGCGTGCTTTCCAAGCGCGGCATGGCACCTGCCCAATAA
- a CDS encoding ABC transporter ATP-binding protein: MNTEHGITINQVSRSFTGRGTLVQALSDVSLDCPEGSFTALIGPSGCGKSTLLRLALGLDAPNSGDVRISGMTPQAAAKSGKTGVAFQDAALMPWRTVEDNILLPLDVLGRKRSAYHDEVAKLVKLVGLDGFEKALPGELSGGMRQRAAIARALVTRPEILFLDEPFGALDQILRRQMNIELQRIWMESNATTLLVTHGIDEAIFLADRVVVMQSKPGRISRVIDVPFDRPRTPDLFAHPTFHALEKEIAEALDGH, from the coding sequence ATGAATACCGAGCACGGTATAACAATCAATCAGGTGTCGCGGTCCTTTACGGGCCGCGGCACACTCGTTCAGGCGCTGAGCGATGTGTCCCTTGACTGTCCGGAAGGCTCCTTTACGGCGCTGATCGGGCCCTCGGGCTGTGGCAAGTCGACATTATTGCGGCTGGCTCTGGGCCTTGACGCGCCCAATTCTGGCGATGTGCGCATTTCCGGCATGACGCCGCAGGCCGCTGCCAAGAGCGGCAAGACTGGCGTCGCCTTTCAGGATGCCGCGCTGATGCCCTGGCGCACCGTGGAAGACAATATCCTGTTGCCTCTGGACGTCCTCGGGCGCAAACGGAGCGCTTATCACGACGAAGTGGCCAAGCTGGTCAAGCTGGTCGGGCTAGATGGCTTTGAAAAGGCCCTGCCGGGTGAATTGTCCGGTGGCATGCGCCAGCGCGCAGCGATTGCCCGCGCCCTCGTCACCCGCCCCGAAATCCTGTTTCTTGATGAGCCCTTCGGGGCTCTTGACCAGATCCTGCGCCGACAGATGAATATCGAGTTGCAACGCATCTGGATGGAAAGCAATGCCACCACCCTGTTGGTGACCCACGGCATTGATGAAGCCATTTTCCTTGCCGACCGCGTGGTTGTCATGCAGAGCAAACCCGGTCGGATCAGCCGCGTCATTGATGTGCCGTTTGATCGTCCGCGTACGCCGGATCTATTTGCGCATCCAACCTTCCACGCCTTGGAAAAGGAAATCGCGGAGGCACTGGATGGCCACTAA
- a CDS encoding ABC transporter substrate-binding protein → MRLALDRRRFLSLMAAGAALPTMSRFASAASPFAFQASWINDAEFTGYFVAMDKGYYAEEGLDLSYASGGPDVIPESTIIAGKADLTLTTPDTTIKAIAEQGAPFKIIGTQYQKNPIGIVSLASNPIKSPEDLIGKTLAVPPVNVISVEAMLKISGVDRSKINIVPYAYDPTPLIKGEIDASLDFTTNVPFTIKQAGADATSFLLYDFGFTTFNDTVVVTEETLKSKRKELVSFLRASRKGWEENFKDTTVYPPRFADSWFKGTGRSIENELFFNEAQKPLIEAEGGIFSMSEEAIEANIKALAEVGIAAKREYFDTSLLEEI, encoded by the coding sequence ATGAGACTTGCTCTGGACAGACGCCGATTTCTTTCCCTGATGGCCGCAGGCGCAGCCCTGCCAACCATGAGCCGCTTTGCTAGCGCTGCAAGCCCTTTCGCCTTTCAGGCTTCCTGGATCAACGATGCCGAATTCACCGGCTATTTCGTTGCCATGGACAAAGGCTATTATGCTGAGGAAGGTCTGGACCTTTCCTATGCTTCCGGCGGCCCGGATGTCATCCCTGAAAGCACCATCATCGCAGGCAAGGCAGATCTGACGCTGACGACGCCAGATACCACCATCAAGGCGATTGCCGAGCAGGGCGCCCCGTTCAAGATCATCGGTACCCAGTATCAAAAAAACCCGATCGGCATCGTGTCCCTTGCGTCCAACCCGATCAAGAGCCCTGAAGATCTCATCGGCAAAACCCTTGCCGTGCCGCCGGTCAACGTGATTTCCGTTGAAGCCATGTTGAAAATTTCGGGTGTGGATCGCTCCAAGATCAACATCGTGCCTTATGCCTATGATCCGACACCGCTGATCAAGGGCGAAATCGACGCGTCTCTCGACTTCACCACCAATGTGCCTTTCACCATCAAGCAGGCAGGTGCTGATGCGACCTCCTTCCTGCTCTATGATTTCGGCTTCACCACCTTCAACGATACGGTCGTGGTCACCGAAGAAACCCTCAAGAGCAAGCGCAAGGAACTGGTTTCCTTCCTGCGTGCGTCTCGCAAGGGCTGGGAAGAGAATTTCAAGGACACCACTGTCTATCCGCCGAGATTTGCCGACAGCTGGTTCAAGGGCACGGGCCGTTCCATCGAGAATGAACTCTTCTTCAACGAAGCTCAGAAGCCTCTGATCGAAGCGGAAGGCGGCATCTTCTCCATGAGCGAAGAAGCCATCGAAGCCAACATTAAGGCGCTGGCAGAAGTAGGCATCGCGGCCAAACGTGAGTATTTCGATACCTCTCTGCTGGAAGAAATCTAA
- a CDS encoding 5-formyltetrahydrofolate cyclo-ligase: MSQSRLIRKGIWQRLKDVARADARFHLDFSEVIPDFDGSEQATERVLQDDAFKACRFAFVTPDNSLTLLRQRMIEAGIPLVMSTFNIRRGFLYLAPGVVPKGAELYASWLEGMEHFATPISLEGIAQKGSFDFAATGASAVSSKGIRFGKGHAYFDLEWGMFTDLGLMEETTPVASIVHDVQVTDETVIASDLDIAIDMIATPEKLIRVERNERRPRGIRWDLLSKEQIMDIPPLAELARIRGVF; the protein is encoded by the coding sequence ATGAGTCAATCCCGTCTCATACGCAAAGGCATATGGCAGCGACTGAAAGATGTCGCACGGGCTGACGCGCGCTTTCATCTCGATTTTTCCGAAGTAATCCCCGATTTCGACGGCTCTGAACAGGCGACCGAACGAGTTCTGCAAGATGACGCCTTCAAGGCTTGTCGCTTCGCGTTCGTGACACCTGACAATTCCCTTACGCTTTTGCGCCAACGCATGATCGAAGCGGGCATACCGCTGGTCATGTCCACCTTCAATATCCGACGCGGTTTTCTCTATCTCGCGCCGGGCGTCGTGCCCAAGGGGGCCGAGCTTTATGCCTCATGGCTTGAGGGCATGGAGCATTTCGCCACCCCCATTTCCCTTGAAGGCATTGCGCAAAAGGGGAGTTTCGATTTTGCCGCCACCGGCGCATCTGCTGTTTCTTCCAAAGGCATCCGCTTTGGCAAGGGGCACGCCTATTTCGATCTGGAATGGGGCATGTTCACAGATCTGGGCCTGATGGAAGAAACAACGCCTGTCGCTTCCATCGTACATGATGTGCAGGTGACCGACGAAACCGTCATCGCCAGCGATCTCGACATTGCCATCGATATGATCGCCACACCGGAGAAGCTGATCCGGGTTGAGAGAAACGAGCGGCGGCCGCGCGGCATCCGCTGGGATCTCTTGAGCAAAGAGCAAATAATGGACATTCCGCCTCTGGCCGAGTTGGCTCGGATCAGGGGTGTTTTTTAA